In Xyrauchen texanus isolate HMW12.3.18 chromosome 32, RBS_HiC_50CHRs, whole genome shotgun sequence, the following proteins share a genomic window:
- the LOC127625860 gene encoding zinc finger protein GLI2-like yields the protein MEADVPTAAEKKDCKTSVLNGNGFSELPKKPSSSSLSRGPHHIFPTFHSPIPIDVRHHEGRYHYEPHALHALHGPPGLAGSPVLSDISLIRLSPGGGGETTFLPPHSYVSPHMEHYLRSAHGSPTLSMISAARGLSPADVAHEHLKERGLFGLPPPPPGATPAEYYHLLTGHMNPYGELFMQGAGAAAAHLPDYFTPVDVSRFPSPRLTPRLSRKRALSISPLSDASIDLQTMIRTSPNSLVAYINNSRSSSAASSSYGHLSVGGISPSFPFHPSINPVAYQQLLSQQRGLSAFCPTPPLIQPSPTFSTRQHGINISSLTSPTTNDTETKNMSGDSAVSSTMNPLNNKRSKFKNELDEPRPASPCSPDHLGGALDLKEDLDDCKQEAEVVYETNCHWEGCSKEYDTQEQLVHHINNEHIHGEKKEFVCRWDECSREQKPFKAQYMLVVHMRRHTGEKPHKCTFEGCSKAYSRLENLKTHLRSHTGEKPYVCEHEGCNKAFSNASDRAKHQNRTHSNEKPYVCKIPGCTKRYTDPSSLRKHVKTVHGPEAHVTKKQRGELPSRPHQPKENVDYESGTKLSVQTVEEKLEANSTTRGVEDYLQVKSIKTEKSMMYQSSPGGQSSCSSKPSPLGSASYHDGGVELMGLSGGSMGDLSALDDMPLMDSTVSTGLLGLHRHKNASSAHKLTHLKQEKLKSVRDSCFWANPAPPAPSTKLPPISTSSLLESSGRLCDPGLSSPRLGDLCPGKTMILSQLVERRDSLASTVSSAYTLSRRSSGISPCYSSRRSSQTSQPGGRIYNISSAGSYDPISTDLSRRSSEASQCGGLPSLLSLTPAQHYRLKAKYAAATGGAPPTPLPNMDRMSLKTRMALFGDSHEITLFPVHPPTVPRRCSDTSYANGSVLPHEVPGNITRRASDPIRRVGIEHHSLHQGQRFNSMNNVNHYSSQHVNLHQLEGNVNCHLYPPRPPSISENIAMETLASDMDNQNTGLDDAIMLPDDVVQYLTSQNGGSTQHTATAHRVQGIHGFSSPQQQQCHYQSAPALVEGSMNSVTQQTAASCQMSPSSQQTFPGSPNAIKSQMPVQWNEVSSGTVDSTHCQTKQGNISTIHQKQNLSPSQNLSSNQQVGLMSQNLTQAAQQNHVQRNSAFISQKMTCGPTQRQSLHQTDFLHRYHQGSASSDISGNNNQLQSHRNMIGLSVGLPSPSGKTLMAQPASEQNNRVQDEPVTSQNHATFQNNQENYSQLNINQQGYGIPAQNPMLNRNHGNLQPRPPTEPKPYSRQITGPMSTATQQLGYPQSNCNPAYDTSEPRPKKSGNVGVNSSDTNTMFYTGQIHMFDSNSLAMVDTVQHGTDSIAMAALGSPESNQVSSTVDSNGAEHLQIDFDAMLDDGDHASLISGTLSPTLLRSFSQNSSRLTTPRNSVTLPPVAAGIGNMAIGDMSSMLTALAEESKFLNMMS from the exons gcCTCCAGGGTTAGCGGGAAGTCCAGTGCTTTCGGACATCTCTCTCATCCGTCTGTCTCCGGGGGGTGGCGGAGAGACCACCTTCCTCCCGCCTCACTCTTACGTCTCGCCTCATATGGAGCATTACCTGCGCTCGGCACATGGCAGTCCCACACTCTCCATGATCTCGGCCGCTCGTGGATTGAGTCCAGCTGACG TGGCTCATGAGCATCTGAAGGAGCGAGGGCTGTTTGGTTTGCCCCCTCCTCCTCCCGGTGCGACCCCAGCGGAGTATTACCACCTCCTGACCGGACACATGAACCCGTACGGGGAGCTGTTCATGCAGGGCGCAGGGGCGGCTGCAGCTCACCTGCCTGACTACTTCACACCTGTGGACG TGTCTCGGTTCCCTAGTCCTCGTTTGACACCCCGGTTGAGTCGGAAGCGAGCGCTGTCCATCTCTCCTCTCTCAGATGCCAGTATCGACCTTCAGACTATGATCCGCACCTCGCCCAATTCTCTGGTGGCCTACATCAATAACTCCCGATCCAGTTCAGCCGCTAGCAGCTCATACGGACACTTGTCTGTTGGAGGCATCAG TCCGTCTTTTCCCTTCCATCCCTCCATTAATCCAGTGGCGTATCAGCAGCTGTTGTCTCAGCAGAGAGGTCTCAGTGCGTTCTGTCCCACGCCGCCACTCATACAACCATCACCAACATTCTCCACCAGACAGCACGGCATCAACATCTCCAGCCTCACCTCACCCACCACCAATGACACTGAGACCAAG AACATGAGTGGTGACTCTGCGGTAAGCAGCACCATGAACCCCCTGAACAACAAGAGGTCAAAGTTCAAGAATGAATTGGATGAGCCACGACCAGCATCGCCATGCTCTCCG GATCATCTGGGCGGTGCACTGGACCTGAAGGAAGACCTGGACGACTGCAAACAGGAAGCAGAGGTTGTGTACGAGACAAACTGCCACTGGGAGGGCTGCAGCAAAGAGTACGACACACAAGAGCAGCTGgtgcat CACATCAATAACGAACACATCCACGGGGAGAAGAAGGAGTTCGTGTGCCGCTGGGACGAGTGCTCGCGTGAACAGAAGCCGTTTAAAGCGCAGTATATGCTGGTGGTGCACATGCGCAGACACACGGGGGAGAAACCGCACAAATGCACT TTTGAGGGCTGCTCTAAAGCATACTCACGTCTGGAGAATCTGAAGACACACTTGCGTTCACACACCGGAGAGAAACCCTACGTGTGCGAACATGAGGGATGCAACAAGGCCTTCTCAAACGCCTCGGATCGAGCCAAACACCAGAACCGCACACACTccaatgag AAACCCTATGTGTGTAAGATTCCCGGCTGTACGAAGCGCTACACCGATCCCAGCTCGCTACGGAAACACGTCAAAACCGTCCACGGGCCCGAGGCGCACGTCACCAAGAAACAGCGTGGCGAGCTGCCATCACGACCTCACCAGCCCAAGGAAAATGTCGATTACGAGTCGGGAACCAAGCTGTCTGTCCAGACGGTGGAGGAGAAACTCGAAGCCAACAGCACAACTAGAGGCGTGGAGGACTATCTGCAGGTCAAGTCAATAAAGACTGAGAAGTCTATG ATGtatcagtccagccctggtggtcAGTCATCATGTAGCAGCAAGCCATCACCACTTGGCAGTGCCAGCTACCATGATGGTGGAGTAGAGCTGATGGGACTTAGCGGGGGCAGCATGGGAGATCTGAGCGCCCTGGACGACATGCCCCTCATGGACTCTACCGTCTCCACGGGATTGTTGGGCCTCCACCGTCACAAGAATGCCAGCTctgcacacaaactcacacacttgAAGCAGGAAAAGCTAAAGTCAGTGAGGGACTCGTGCTTCTGGGCAAACCCAGCTCCTCCTGCCCCCAGCACCAAACTACCACCCATCAGTACCA GTTCTTTGTTGGAAAGTTCTGGCAGACTCTGTGATCCGGGGCTCTCCAGCCCACGCCTGGGTGACCTTTGCCCTGGTAAGACTATGATTCTGAGTCAGCTGGTAGAGCGTCGGGACAGCCTGGCCAGCACAGTGAGCTCGGCCTACACTCTCAGCCGACGTTCCTCCGGTATCTCCCCCTGCTATTCCAGCCGTCGTTCCAGCCAAACCTCTCAACCTGGCGGTCGCATTTACAACATAAGCTCAGCCGGATCCTACGACCCCATCTCCACAGACCTATCCAGAAGATCCAGTGAGGCCAGCCAATGTGGAGGACTCCCCAGCCTGCTCAGTCTCACTCCTGCCCAACACTACAGACTCAAAGCCAAGTATGCTGCTGCCACAGGGGGTGCTCCACCAACCCCTCTACCCAATATGGACCGCATGAGCCTGAAGACTCGCATGGCCTTGTTTGGGGACTCCCATGAAATTACCTTGTTCCCAGTCCATCCACCCACAGTTCCAAGGAGGTGTAGTGACACCAGCTATGCTAATGGTAGCGTTTTGCCCCATGAGGTACCAGGCAACATCACACGAAGGGCAAGTGACCCAATTCGAAGAGTGGGCATAGAGCACCATTCTCTCCATCAAGGGCAGCGTTTCAACAGCATGAATAATGTCAACCACTACTCTAGCCAACATGTCAACCTACATCAACTTGAGGGTAACGTAAACTGCCACCTGTATCCACCCCGGCCTCCTAGCATTTCAGAGAATATTGCGATGGAAACCCTGGCAAGTGACATGGACAATCAGAACACTGGTCTTGATGATGCCATCATGTTACCAGATGATGTTGTTCAGTACCTCACATCTCAGAATGGAGGCTCCACCCAACATACAGCGACAGCACACCGTGTGCAGGGCATCCATGGCTTCAGCTCTCCACAGCAACAGCAGTGCCATTACCAAAGTGCGCCGGCCTTGGTGGAGGGCAGCATGAATAGCGTAACGCAACAAACAGCAGCTTCCTGTCAGATGAGTCCAAGCTCTCAGCAGACATTCCCAGGCTCCCCCAATGCCATCAAGAGCCAGATGCCAGTGCAGTGGAACGAGGTCAGTTCAGGGACAGTGGATTCGACTCACTGTCAGACCAAGCAGGGAAACATCAGCACAATCCATCAAAAACAAAACCTCAGCCCTTCTCAGAACCTCAGTTCCAACCAGCAAGTTGGGCTAATGAGTCAGAACCTCACTCAAGCTGCCCAACAGAATCACGTGCAAAGGAATAGCGCATTTATTTCCCAGAAAATGACCTGTGGGCCAACTCAAAGGCAATCACTGCATCAGACTGACTTTCTGCACAGGTACCATCAGGGCTCTGCTTCAAGTGACATAAGTGGAAATAACAACCAACTCCAGTCTCACAGAAACATGATAGGGCTCAGTGTAGGTTTGCCGAGCCCATCTGGTAAAACACTGATGGCACAGCCTGCCAGCGAACAGAATAACAGGGTGCAAGATGAGCCAGTGACAAGTCAAAACCATGCTACTTTTCAGAATAATCAGGAAAATTATTCCCAGTTGAACATCAACCAGCAAGGCTATGGCATTCCAGCCCAGAATCCCATGCTGAACAGAAACCATGGGAATCTACAGCCAAGACCGCCCACAGAACCCAAGCCTTACAGCCGGCAAATCACAGGGCCAATGTCAACTGCAACGCAGCAACTTGGTTACCCACAATCCAACTGTAACCCAGCATATGACACCTCAGAACCAAGACCAAAAAAATCAGGCAATGTGGGTGTTAACAGCTCAGATACCAACACCATGTTCTACACTGGTCAGATTCACATGTTCGATTCCAACAGTCTAGCAATGGTGGACACAGTGCAGCATGGGACAGATAGCATAGCCATGGCTGCATTAGGCTCCCCTGAATCAAATCAGGTCTCCAGCACGGTGGATTCAAATGGAGCAGAGCATCTGCAGATTGACTTTGACGCCATGCTGGATGACGGCGATCACGCCAGCCTCATATCAGGAACTTTAAGTCCCACCCTCCTCCGCAGCTTTTCCCAGAATTCCTCCCGCCTCACCACACCCAGGAACTCCGTGACATTGCCCCCGGTGGCTGCGGGAATCGGCAACATGGCCATCGGAGACATGAGTTCCATGCTTACTGCACTCGCAGAGGAGAGCAAGTTCCTCAATATGATGTCATag